Below is a window of Rhodoglobus vestalii DNA.
GCCGCCAAGTTCGAAGAACTCGGCCATGGAGGCAAGATCATCTCAGCTGCCTCGATCGCTGCGATCCAAGGCTTCCCCATTCTTGGCGCTTACTCGGCTTCCAAGTTCGCAGTGCGCGGCATCACGCAAGCTGCCGCCCAAGAGCTTGCCCCCAAGGGCATAACGGTAAACGCCTATGCGCCCGGCATCGTCGGCACTGGAATGTGGGAGTTGATCGATGCGGAGCTCAGCAAGATCAATGGCAAGCCTCTCGGCCAGAACCTCAAGGAGAATGTGGAGGGCATCGCACTCGGCCGCATCGAAACGCCGGATGATGTCGCCAGAGTCGTCTCATTCTTCGCTGGCCATGATTCGGACTATGTGACGGGACAGGTCCTCCTAGTCGATGGTGGAATGCTCTACAACTAACTTCGCGCAGACGTGTCCGACGCCTTCGCGGCTGCGTTGGCGCCGGTACGAGTCTCAATCATCACTGCGGCGGATCTGAGCGTAGTCTCGAGCGCCTGTGATTCCAGTGTTGTTAATGGTCGTGGACCCGGCAACAGGACGTGAACCCACAAACCCCAATTGGACAAGAGGTACTTCCAGAGTGCCCACGTTCGAGATTCTCGTTACTGCTGCCCTGCCATCGCCAAACATCCGTCCGGTGGGCCCTTTGAGGCCGCGCATCCCGCTAGGATAGGTATGCCTTACCTAACTATCAGAAATGGACACCCTCAGTGCGCACTTTCCGCCGTAGCCTCATTCTCTCCGCGGGCGTCACCGCCCTCGCCCTGACTATCGCGGGCTGCGCGCCCGCCGGCGATACCGAACCGTCCGCGCCGAGCGACGCAGCGATCACGAGCGACGGCGAGCTCACCCTCTACGCCGGCCGCGACGAGGCGCTCATCGCACCGCTCATCGAGAAATTCACCGAAGACACCGGCATCAAGGTCAGCGCCCGCTACGGTTCAAGCCCCGAGCTCAACGCGCTCCTGCTCGAGGAGGGCGACAACTCGCCCGCCCAGGTATTCCTGTCGCAGGACGCTGGAGCCCTGGGCTCGCTCGCGAACGCCGGCCTCGTCAGCAAGATCCCCGCCGAGTTTGCCGACCTCATTCCCGCCGGCTTCACGTCGGAGGATCACAGCTGGATCGGCGTCACCGGCCGCGCCCGCGTGATCGCCTACGACTCGGAGAAGCTCAGCGAGGATGAGATTCCCGATGGCGTCGCAGAGCTGACCGACCCCAAGTGGAGCGACCGGGTCGGCTTCCCGCCCGGAAACGCGAGCTTCCAGTCGTTCGTCACCGCGCTTCGCGTGCTCGAGGGCGAAGAGGATGCCGAGGCGTGGGTCGAAGGCATCAGCAAGAACTCCCCTGTGCTCACCGAGAAGAACGGCGCGACCCTCGACCTGGTCAACAGCGGCCAGCTCGACCTCGCGCTCATCAACCACTACTACTGGTACGAGGATGCGGCCGAAGTCGGAGCCGACGCGATGCGTGCACAGGTCAAGTTCTTGCCCGGCGACGCCGGCGGCATGGTGAACGTTACCGGCGCAGCAATCCTCGCCGGAGCCGAAGGTGACCCGGACGCACTCGCGTTCATCGAGTACCTCGTCTCCGAGAAGGCGCAGCAGTTCTTCGTCGAGAACACGTACGAGTACCCGCTGCTCCCGGGTGTCGACGCACCGGAGGGCCTCCCGGAACTGGAGAACCTCGTCAACCCTAAGCTCGATCTCAGTGACCTCGAATCCCTCGAACAGACCCAGGAGCTGCTCGCACAGTACGGTCTTCTATAAGGGCAACTGCGCTGCGCTGTCACTGAACTGGCCGCGCAGCGCAACCACCACCGGCATTGAAGCGGCCCGCCGCGCCACATGCCCCACCCATCAGCAGGAGTCGGATGCCACAGCGAGTCGATGAGCGAGTCGCCGACCTCGGAGTCGAGCCGATCGGAGTCGAGCCGATCCCGGCCGAGCCGATTCGCGAACCTGTCGGGCGACGGCCGCCGCGGATGTTGCTGCTACTCGGCCTCGTCGCGTGCGCCATCGCATCCATCCCGCTGGTCTATCTCCTCGTTCGGGTCGGATCGAGCGGACTCGAGGATGCCGTGACGGTGCTTGGCCGCCCCCGAGTGCCGCTGCTGCTGTTCAACACCGTGAGCCTCGCGGCGGCGGTCACCTCGACGTGCGTGCTGGTCGGAGTGCCGACCGCCTTCCTGCTCGCCCGCACCCGGCTGCGATTGCGGGGGATGTGGACCGTGCTCGCCGCGCTTCCGCTCGCCGTTCCCTCCTACCTCGCCGCCTACGGCTGGCTCGCCGCGGTGCCGGGAATGCAGGGATTCTGGGCATCCTGGCTCGTGCTGACCCTCGTCTCAACCCCCTACGTGACGCTGCCGGTGATGGCCGCGCTGCGGGCGGGGACCACGGGTCTCGACGACGTGGCCCGCACTCTTGGGCGCAGGCCCTGGCACGCATTCTGGCTCGGCACTTGGCCGCAGATCCGGCCGGCGACCCTCGCGGGAGCGCTCCTCGTGTGCCTCTACGTGCTCTCGGAGTTTGGCGCAGTCGCTCTGTTCCGCTTCCCCGTGCTGACCACGGCGATTCAGCAGGCGTACGGGGCGAGCTTCAACCGCAATTACGCGGCGATTCTCGCGACTGTGCTCGTTCTTCTTGCGATGGTCATCGTGATAGCGGAGCAGACGGCGCGCGGTCGCGCCCGCCGCCGGTTCGGGGCCGTGACCGGCGTTGCTCGCCACCGCGTCGTCAACCTCGGCTACTGGACGGCGCCGTCGATGGCTCTGCTCTCGGTGGTTCCGACTCTCGCGGTCGGGCTCCCGGTGGCGGTGCTGTTCGCCCGGCTGTTCGAGGCGGAGACGCTGCGGGCGCTCGATCCTGTCGAGCTTGGCCAGGCGATCTTCAATACCTTGGCCCTGTCGATCGGTGGCGCCGTCATTGCGGTGCTCCTTGCCCTGCCGATTGGTGCGCTCGCCGCCAGGTACCGTGGCCGGCTTGTGCGCGTTATTGAGTCGCTCGGTTACCTCGCTCTCGGCCTGCCCGGCATTGTGGTGGGACTTTCGCTTGTGTTCTTCTCGCTCTCGGTGCTGCCCACGCTCTACCAGACCGGTTTCGTGCTTGCTTTCGCCTATGGGGTGCTGTTCATGCCCAAGGCGATCGGGGCGATCCGGAGTGCCACGGCCCAGGTGCCCACCTCGCTCGAGGACGTCTCGCGAACCCTCGGCTACGGCCAACTGCAGACCTGGTGGTTCGTCACCGCGCGGCTCGCCCGCCCGGGAATCTTCGCTGGTGCGCTGCTCGTGGCGGTTACGGCGATGAAGGAGCTGCCGGCGACGCTTCTCTTGCGCCCCACCGGAACCGACACCCTCGCGATCGAACTCTGGTCGCGCACCGACGTCTCCGCCTACGGTGCCGCTGCACCCTACGCGGCCGCGCTCATTCTCGTGGCGGCAGTTCCCGCGTTTCTCCTCTCGGGAGCTGGCCGCGGACGAGTGGATGGGACAGCTTCATGAGTCGGCTTTCGATGCGCAACGTGGTCGTTGGCTACGGGGTGGAACCGGTGCTGCGGGGCATCTCCCTCGAAGTCCCGAACGGGTCTCTCGTGGCGATCGTGGGGCCGAGCGGATGCGGCAAGACGACGCTTCTGCGCACGATCGCGGGCCTCATCCGAGCGCGGTCCGGCGAGGTGCGGTTGGGGCAGCGGATGGTCACGACGCACGGCATCCATCTGGCGCCGGAGAAGCGGAGGATCGGCTGGGTTCCGCAAGACGCAGCGCTCTTCCCGCACCTGACCGTTGCCGAGAACATCGCCTTCGGACTCGGCGGCGGCCGTCGCGCTGCGCGCCGGTCGGCGGGCGAAGAACGGGTGCGCCACCTGCTCTGTCTCGTCGGGCTCTCGGCGCTCGCCGGTCGCTCACCGGCACAGCTGTCCGGAGGTCAGGCGCAGCGGGTGGCGCTCGCTCGGGCTCTCGCGTCGGGGCCGGAGGTAGTGCTGATGGACGAGCCATTCGGTGCGCTTGACCCCCTTCTTCGTGGCGAGCTACGCACCGAGGTGCGGGCGCTGCTCGCCGCCGAGGGGATGACCGGCATTCTTGTCACACACGACCAAGCCGAGGCGCTCTCGATCGCGGACTACGTCGCGGTGATGCGCGATGGCGAAATTTTGCAGTTCGGGACCCCAACCGAGGTCTACGAGCGACCCGCGACTCCTTGGGTTGCAACATTCGTCGGAGAGTCGGTGTTCCTGCCCGGCCTGTGGCGTTCGGGCTCGGTTGTTGGGGCGCTGGGGTCCTTAGAGGCGGAGTGGATGCCGGGGGACGCGACGCTTGGGGACGCGACCCTGGGGGATGCGACCCTGGGGAACACGGTCAACGGTGCATCCTCGGGTGCCGACCTGGCCGTCGGTGCGTCCCCCGCGGGTGTGCTCGCTTACGACGAGAGCGGAGTCCGGCACGGCAGCCAACTCCCGAGCGAGATTCGCCGTTCCGGGGAGACGACCCCAATTACCGTGGTCTCCGGGCGCCCGGCGGCTGGTGTGGTTGGTGAGGACACCCCAGTAGCCGTGCTTATCCGTCCGGAACAGCTTGAATTGAAGCTGATCGTTGAGCCGATGCTTGCCCAAGGACTTCGTGCGACCGTCACTGCGGTGAGTTACACAGGCCACGACGCACTGCTCGAGCTCTCGTTGCAGAGTGGAACGAGTTGCATGGCTCGGGTGGCCGCCTCGGGCCTTCTCCCGGTGGGTGCCGAGGTCACCGTTGAGGTGCGCGGTCGAGTACTGGCATATCCGCGCGCGGGCGACTAATCGGGTTTCGCCTCCGGGGGTACCCGTAACCCCCAGTTTCGCGGCTGACGCGGTGTTGAGGTGCCGGTAGATGCTTCTGGACAGGTAGCGTTTGAGGCAGCGGCTGAAGTGTCGGGCCGACCAAGTGACTACATCACCGTCACCGAAATGACCCTGCGTCATGGCTCGAGCCCACGGCGTGCGGCTATGAGGGGTGTAAAGCGAACTCACCCGTTCAGCCGGATGACCTCCACCGAACCGTTTGCCCCCGCCAGAACCAGTACGCTACTTGCCTCAACGCCGTCGAGCGCTGTAACGAGCGCCGCGGCATCCGGTTCGCCATCCACCGCAGCCGCACGCTGAAGCACCGTGACCCGAGCACCCGTCGCGGCACGCAGCGTGTCGATGAGTTCGGCACTGCCGCCGGATGTCACCAGCGTCAGATGGTCAATGCGACGAATCGGCTCCTGGGCAACGTCAGAGACGCGATCCTTTCGCCAGATCGCGAAATGGTAGGCGGCCACAAGCACCGTTGCGGTGAGGAGACCGAGGGCCTGACGAGAGCGTTCGACGAACGTCTCGCCGCTGCCCCCGTCGA
It encodes the following:
- a CDS encoding ABC transporter ATP-binding protein gives rise to the protein MSRLSMRNVVVGYGVEPVLRGISLEVPNGSLVAIVGPSGCGKTTLLRTIAGLIRARSGEVRLGQRMVTTHGIHLAPEKRRIGWVPQDAALFPHLTVAENIAFGLGGGRRAARRSAGEERVRHLLCLVGLSALAGRSPAQLSGGQAQRVALARALASGPEVVLMDEPFGALDPLLRGELRTEVRALLAAEGMTGILVTHDQAEALSIADYVAVMRDGEILQFGTPTEVYERPATPWVATFVGESVFLPGLWRSGSVVGALGSLEAEWMPGDATLGDATLGDATLGNTVNGASSGADLAVGASPAGVLAYDESGVRHGSQLPSEIRRSGETTPITVVSGRPAAGVVGEDTPVAVLIRPEQLELKLIVEPMLAQGLRATVTAVSYTGHDALLELSLQSGTSCMARVAASGLLPVGAEVTVEVRGRVLAYPRAGD
- a CDS encoding acetoin reductase: MTVQNKVALVTGAGQGIGRGIALRLAQDGFDVAIADLDFQKDKADSVVAEIEAIGRKAIFVAADVSQRKDIVAAVDTAAKELGGFDVIVNNAGIAQVKPILDITEDDLNSIFRINVHSVVWGIQAAAAKFEELGHGGKIISAASIAAIQGFPILGAYSASKFAVRGITQAAAQELAPKGITVNAYAPGIVGTGMWELIDAELSKINGKPLGQNLKENVEGIALGRIETPDDVARVVSFFAGHDSDYVTGQVLLVDGGMLYN
- a CDS encoding iron ABC transporter substrate-binding protein; the protein is MRTFRRSLILSAGVTALALTIAGCAPAGDTEPSAPSDAAITSDGELTLYAGRDEALIAPLIEKFTEDTGIKVSARYGSSPELNALLLEEGDNSPAQVFLSQDAGALGSLANAGLVSKIPAEFADLIPAGFTSEDHSWIGVTGRARVIAYDSEKLSEDEIPDGVAELTDPKWSDRVGFPPGNASFQSFVTALRVLEGEEDAEAWVEGISKNSPVLTEKNGATLDLVNSGQLDLALINHYYWYEDAAEVGADAMRAQVKFLPGDAGGMVNVTGAAILAGAEGDPDALAFIEYLVSEKAQQFFVENTYEYPLLPGVDAPEGLPELENLVNPKLDLSDLESLEQTQELLAQYGLL
- a CDS encoding ABC transporter permease, with protein sequence MPQRVDERVADLGVEPIGVEPIPAEPIREPVGRRPPRMLLLLGLVACAIASIPLVYLLVRVGSSGLEDAVTVLGRPRVPLLLFNTVSLAAAVTSTCVLVGVPTAFLLARTRLRLRGMWTVLAALPLAVPSYLAAYGWLAAVPGMQGFWASWLVLTLVSTPYVTLPVMAALRAGTTGLDDVARTLGRRPWHAFWLGTWPQIRPATLAGALLVCLYVLSEFGAVALFRFPVLTTAIQQAYGASFNRNYAAILATVLVLLAMVIVIAEQTARGRARRRFGAVTGVARHRVVNLGYWTAPSMALLSVVPTLAVGLPVAVLFARLFEAETLRALDPVELGQAIFNTLALSIGGAVIAVLLALPIGALAARYRGRLVRVIESLGYLALGLPGIVVGLSLVFFSLSVLPTLYQTGFVLAFAYGVLFMPKAIGAIRSATAQVPTSLEDVSRTLGYGQLQTWWFVTARLARPGIFAGALLVAVTAMKELPATLLLRPTGTDTLAIELWSRTDVSAYGAAAPYAAALILVAAVPAFLLSGAGRGRVDGTAS